One Salinimonas marina DNA segment encodes these proteins:
- the cspE gene encoding transcription antiterminator/RNA stability regulator CspE yields the protein MSKVTGTVKWFNADKGYGFLTQDSGDKDVFVHFRAIVSEGYKTLNEGQRVEFEVEQGQKGLQAANVNAI from the coding sequence ATGTCAAAAGTTACAGGTACCGTTAAGTGGTTTAACGCTGATAAAGGTTATGGTTTTCTAACTCAGGATAGCGGTGATAAGGACGTTTTCGTTCATTTCCGTGCTATCGTTTCAGAAGGCTACAAGACTCTTAACGAAGGTCAACGCGTTGAGTTTGAAGTTGAGCAAGGTCAGAAAGGTCTGCAAGCTGCCAACGTGAATGCTATCTAA
- the ubiB gene encoding ubiquinone biosynthesis regulatory protein kinase UbiB → MRIFRLYQINKVLLQHGLDELIPDRWMPWYARVMRKCVFWIRNQYKHETAGERITLALQSLGPVFIKFGQMLSTRRDLLHPAIANELARLQDKVAPFPSEQAQVIIRQALGLSNLNELFSEFQVDPLASASIAQVHAAKLRSSGTDVVVKVLRPDIRKTIEADMDLLFTLAQVLQKWLPDGKRLRPVEVVTEYQKTLVDELDLMRESANGIQLRRNFEDSDALYIPKIYSELCRHNVLVMERIYGIPVSNVDALLAQNTNMKMLAERGVEVFFTQVFRDSFFHADMHPGNIFVSTETPSEPKYIAIDFGIVGTLNKEDKRYLAENFVAFFNRDYRKVAQLHADSGWVPPDTNIDEFEMAIRTVCEPIFQKPLAEISFGNVLLQLFNTARRFNMVVQPQLVLLQKTLLYIEGLGRQLYPQLDLWKTAKPFLENWMQEQIGVKAMLKKVKANLPYWSEKMPDMPDLLHDSLVQLKALPVQQQREHQHLIQMQIHATRAAHYGIVGATFIIVAAILPVYDLHWAFVALSAGTGVGCWLQSWRKGHRELQ, encoded by the coding sequence ATGCGAATTTTCCGGTTGTACCAAATCAACAAAGTGCTACTGCAGCACGGTTTAGATGAACTTATCCCTGATCGCTGGATGCCCTGGTACGCCAGAGTCATGCGTAAATGTGTGTTTTGGATAAGGAATCAGTATAAGCACGAAACGGCCGGCGAGCGTATTACGCTGGCGCTCCAGTCGCTGGGCCCGGTGTTTATCAAGTTTGGGCAAATGCTCTCAACCCGTCGTGACTTGCTGCATCCGGCCATTGCCAATGAGCTGGCGCGATTGCAGGACAAGGTGGCGCCCTTTCCCTCAGAACAGGCGCAGGTCATCATTCGTCAGGCGCTGGGGCTGAGTAACCTCAACGAGCTGTTCAGTGAGTTTCAGGTGGACCCTTTAGCGTCTGCGTCTATTGCCCAGGTGCATGCCGCCAAACTTCGCAGCAGCGGTACCGATGTGGTGGTGAAAGTACTGCGCCCGGATATTCGCAAAACCATAGAAGCGGATATGGATCTGCTGTTTACCTTAGCTCAGGTCCTGCAGAAATGGCTGCCGGACGGCAAACGTCTGCGCCCGGTGGAAGTGGTCACTGAGTATCAGAAAACCCTGGTGGATGAGCTTGATCTGATGCGCGAGTCCGCCAATGGTATCCAGCTGCGCCGAAACTTTGAAGACTCCGATGCGCTGTATATTCCAAAGATTTACAGCGAACTGTGCCGGCACAATGTGTTGGTGATGGAGCGTATCTACGGCATCCCCGTGTCCAATGTCGATGCCTTGCTGGCGCAAAATACCAATATGAAAATGCTGGCTGAACGCGGGGTCGAAGTATTTTTTACACAGGTATTCCGGGACAGCTTTTTTCATGCCGATATGCATCCGGGCAATATTTTTGTATCGACGGAAACGCCCAGCGAACCCAAATATATCGCCATCGATTTTGGGATTGTCGGCACCCTGAACAAAGAAGATAAGCGCTATCTGGCTGAAAACTTTGTGGCATTTTTTAATCGCGACTATCGTAAGGTGGCGCAGCTGCATGCCGACTCAGGCTGGGTGCCGCCCGACACCAATATTGACGAATTTGAAATGGCGATCCGCACGGTGTGCGAACCAATTTTTCAAAAGCCCCTGGCTGAAATATCTTTTGGCAATGTGTTGCTGCAACTGTTTAACACGGCCCGGCGCTTTAATATGGTGGTGCAGCCACAGTTGGTGTTGCTGCAAAAAACCCTGCTTTATATTGAGGGGCTGGGACGCCAGCTTTACCCGCAACTGGACTTATGGAAAACCGCGAAGCCGTTTTTAGAAAACTGGATGCAGGAGCAGATTGGCGTTAAGGCGATGCTTAAAAAGGTCAAAGCCAATTTACCGTACTGGTCAGAAAAAATGCCGGATATGCCCGATCTGTTGCACGACAGTCTGGTGCAACTAAAGGCATTACCGGTGCAGCAACAACGTGAGCACCAGCATCTTATTCAGATGCAGATCCATGCCACCCGGGCGGCGCACTATGGCATTGTGGGGGCGACCTTTATTATTGTGGCAGCAATTTTACCGGTTTACGATCTGCATTGGGCCTTTGTGGCTCTGAGTGCCGGTACCGGGGTAGGGTGCTGGCTGCAGTCATGGCGCAAAGGCCATCGGGAACTACAATAA